The DNA sequence tCACAAAAAATACCACAGAGagatttaaatcaatttcaaccTGAATATTGGTAATACATTGATGTATAGGTACAACCTTAGGAATAAAAGTAATAACCCTGTATAATAGAAGATCATAGAATCAAATGTGTCAAATAACTAGAGATGTAAGGGGGAGTGGAGGGAAGATGAGAGATTAATAAATTGCTATTAGAAGGAATAATGGTTCATTAACTAAGAAATTAGTGAAGAGCCGCCTGGAACTAAATTTCAAAGACTGTGCTGGTTTTGGTGATGACGGTTAGTAgtggtggttgttgatgatgatgatgaaagcTCGGAGCGTGTACGAGtggacaaaaaaaaaaaagagagaattGGTCCAGAATCAACGGTTAAGGCGACGAGGACACGATTGGACGAAGGAGATATATTACATCAACCAAGTACCACACtctattaattaaataatcttagaaaaagaaatatagTAAATAACGACTGATGTAATTGAACCTGGTAGTTTATCTATACCTAAGATATGGGTGAGAAAGCAACCTCCTCCACACCCCACACCCCCCTTGAATAAAATGCAATAATTAACAGGACGATaggaaaaaaataacactAAAAATGGAAACTGCCGCCCTCGAAGTATTGATTCTAGAACCACCTGCATTGTTCTTTGTACTTCCAATTGAGTTATTTCCTCCTTCTTCCTTCTACCCCCCAACTGTCTATCATTTAATTATCTCCAATCCTTTTTCTTGCTCAGTGTGGgtcttttcaaaatcataataaacttcaaattaattgatgtaATCTCTATTACGTATAGATGACATAATTATATGTAATTATACAGTAAGCAAGTAAGAATGATAGTTGCTTCTGTCTTTATATGTATCGTattctactactactactaagGTATTTGAAGAGAAAAAGGGTTAATCTTTGCATAAATGTTCGTTCTCTGTATGTTTCTATTTTTGGTTAAGAATTTTAAGGCGggattttcatttttatgACGTCATATCTTCAAACTAATAGAATTCATTCACCCGcaacaacgacaacaacaacaactactaaaactaaaactaaaactaaacaaGAAAGGGTAAAAAGATAGAGAAGATCTTCTCTTTATGACTTAACTTCTTAACTGTTATCAAGCCATTCATCACTCTCCCAAACTTGCTTATTTAGAAGGACAagttaattgaattattgtcTGGCTTGcatgtatatatattttttgcAACCACACGACAACAACTACTACAACAACGAGTAAATTTTAGGCGTGACTGGAAGTAAGGAAGTACTTacattaaattattattattattatgcaTCATGGCTTCCTCTCTTTCATTTCAACTACAACCGCCTACCGCCAACCGCCTtccatatatatatatatatatgacGTGTTTCCCTCCTACTAGTaaatttctctttctctctttttcttcagcAATCCTTTTctatcaatatttattcCTAATACctaatacttttttttttttaatttatattacCTTATCTTGTTAGTgtatatgtgtgtgtgtgccCGTGTTTACATTACATTATAATCACCATGTCAACTATTGATAATTCTAATACTACTTATCTTCATTCTTGTtaccaaaaacaacaacctcaagaacaacaacaatctaGTCCTAATAAGCTGTCAACAATCCCTAAATTATCTATTCATCCACCTGGACCAACTTCATCTACAAACCCTActagtagtaataatacTAGTTTCCCATTTATTAGTCCTATTACACCTGGTAGTTTTGATTTCTCCAAACCATGTCCATTATCAGCTGAAACAATTAATAGTAATAACGCTAAATTTACTCCCCTGTTTAAATCACCTtcaccaacaacattaaCTTTCAATCAACTACCCAATAACATCCATAAACAAACTATTGATACATTACAACCAACTCattatgatttaattgtGGATATAAGAGGATATAACCTTTATACTATCAATCGAATAACTAATGCCATCAATTGTTGTATCCCGACAACTTTATTAAAACGGAATTCTACAGGATTGAAAACTATTTTGAATCAACTGATTAATTTGTCATCAgatttaaaatcaattattttcaatcatttagaatcaaattctagtttatcaaattttaagaaattaaatatattaatatatgatcataattctaattatgattttatatcatttaatttatatcataccatattaaaatttaatcaatttccCAATCATTTTAATATTAGCTACTTGGAAGGTGGGTTTTatccattgaaaaatgatattgaaaaatatcatcatctaatAGATGATTCTGAtatttccaataataatactaatttACCTacaatgaataataattcaaaattacAACATCGTAAAGCCAAAAGTTTATCTGGTTTAACATTACCAACCATAACCAAAACTACATCAATTAGTAATAATCCTCCtacttcatcatcaataaataatgcttttttacaatcaattcatAAAAAAtctaatggtaataatgaaCCAATACTGGAAGAATTACgtaattatcaattaaaaataccTTATAATGATTTACAATATATTCCTAATTGGTTAAATAATGTTCATTTAtatgaaaattttgaaaaattagaaaattcTGAAAAAACCAGtatcaataatatcttCACCAACACTACATCTAAATTAAATCCTATTAATAAACttggtgataataatgatgatattatGTCACCATGTTGTATGTCATgtcaaaaaattgaatttaatgtACCTAGAGGAATAGAATATGGTTATAAAAATCgatataaaaatatttggcCTTATGATCATTCAAGAGTTAAGCTAGCAGCAGATGCTGCGACAAGTGCCAAGtctaacaacaacaacaacatcatcacCTCATCAACTAATTGTCAAccatttattgatgattattttaatgggaatttcattaataccaattcaataattcctaataatcaattcacTTATATTGCTACTCAAAAACCTTTAACTTCAACAATTTGTGATTTTTGgaatataattaataatgaaaatattcaaattataattaatttagattatgaatcaattaattatttcaattatcaTGAATTTGTTAAATTGGTTCAaccaatatcaaaatatagtaataatattatgaaagtttatttgattaatgaaaagatttattatatacAATATTTATCATGGCCAGATTTTGGTATACCACAAGATTATCAAAGTTTTttacaattaataaatttgaaaaataaattaactaaacaatttaatttgaataaaaaaattttggtaCATTGTTCTGCAGGTTGTGGTCGTACTGGAGTATTTATTACTTTAGATTCTTTAATTCAAggtataataaataatgataacctagaagaagaagaacagcaacaacaacaacaacaacaacaacaagatgTGGTTGTTAAATTGTCGgataaatttatatataaaagttcaaaagatttaatttataaattaattcaacatcaaagaaaacaaagaattTCAATGGTAcaaaattataatcaatttattgcTTGTTATGagatttttattaaatttttaatcaattatgaGAAGAGTCAGAGTAACCAGGATTAGaatcatttattatatatatatattattatgcATATACACGTATATAAATAGacattcattcattcattcattgttatttatttattgaaatgaTATATATTAGTAAATCAAATGACTTTAATGCAAATGCAATGAGTTTAATTACACCAAAACTTGGTTCCAATACTTCCAACTAAGTTTAATTGTTACCCCTCTTGTTCAATACATCATCCTTAACATTaacaattatcattaaaacATTGACCCTTCAAGTTCTCTGTTTCGagtttggttttggtttggaaattgttttcaatcTAAAATATTCATGGCATTTCTTAACAAAATTAATAGGAATTCCAAATACTGGGTGAATTGGATTTGTGAAATtatcttcctcttccttgtttatatcaatttgaaatgCTAATGAAAAAGTCTTATCTTGACTAAATTCATAATTATGTTCAAGAATACTAAGTCCAGATAAACTATAATTTGtatgataataatcaaCTTGTTTCCCTGGTTTATCTTTAAATCCTCCTGTTTCTTCTTGGGctataattaataaatattgttgCAATTTCTCttcatcaaatattttaacACTATGATTAACTTGTCCTTGTGAGCGTACTATCAATTGCAACAAGGGTGATAATCCACCTATCCAAAATCCATAACATGCATCCACTAATTTATTAGTTCTCCCATCAACTCCTCCTTCTAATTCATGTTGTCTATAAACACTCcattctaataatttcccCCAATCAATATTAGTAGTGGACAACTCAGAGGAAAACTGTTTCCAATCATTATATAATAAGAAATAACTTGCTAATGCACAATAAGTATAACCTCCATGAGCTTCAGTATTAGGTATATTACTGAATCCTCCTTCATAAGTTTGACATGAATTAAGCCAATTTTCAACCCCATCAATCAATGGATCAACCAGTTCTATAGAGTTGTCGTCTTCATAATTGGTaagatttaataaatttatgaTTATCAAGGCACAATAAGTTGATCGAGCATCCATTTCTCCATTTTCATGCATTATAAATGATGCCCCACCACTAccaacattttttttcaaagttaATAACCAATCACGAATTAATTCTCTTaaagaatttaataattcatattGATCAGTTAAAATTAATGTTAATATTGCTGCATATGTCGATGCTAAATGACCCAATTGATTAATCCCACCACCAATCCCATCAAAAACACCACTAGACAGGGTGTCTGGATAATTTATACATTTAGAAAtcttatcaacaattaaatccaatattgattgattgatttccAAAGTGGGGTTTTGTATAAGATAATAAGAATTAAGTAACCAATAAATCATCCATGAATGATTCACATCTAATACTTGATACCCTGATGACATTGGATTagttaatgatgataaaatatattttaaatgagcatcaatataaaaatgGTTCAACTCGTCCTCATCATTGTCGtcgtcatcatcgtcatcgtcATCGTTGTCATTTTGGGGTTGATGATTATGTGTCTTTGAAtaatattcatttaatataatcaattctaAATCCATTTGTGATTCTACTGTGGGTGAGAAATATTTTGttatatcaataattggtGATTTATATACATGAAGTTTATCGTTGGGATTTGAGTTTGAGTAGAAACTTGTATTAATAGTacaattagaattaaatgattcaatGATTTGTGATTCATTAGTAAATAATTCTGTGGTTTCAGTAGATATctggttgttgttattgttaattttCATAGTTTTTGTCTTAATCTTTGTCTTGGGACtagttcttgttcttgttttagttttagtatTAGTTTTAGTTCTAACTCTGTTGATTGAGCTATTGGAATCGCTGCTAACTGTTGGGGTTTTCCGTTGAGAATTTATAatgtttaataaataattaattttatcattaggATCTTGACTCTGACTCATTATTTATACATATCTATTAGTGTTGTTTCAGTGTGGTTAGTTAATGAAAGATATGTGGTGTTTCAACTTTGAAATGATTGAATGAATGattgaatgaatttgtcggaaatgaaaaaataaaattcttGCAACCcactctctctctctctttcaCTCTTCTGAAGCAAAATGAATTCTCATTGGAAAAAGTTTAATTATGAAACAATCTTCAAACTAAAATTACTTACTTTGTCATaatatacaaaaaaaagtttatGAAGTTTTTAAGAAGAATAGGttatgatattattattgagtATTGGGGGGTGGCAGAGGGTAGATGAAATTACTTGAAATAGCCATGACAATGATAACAACTTATAAGATTGCATATATGTAcataattttgatgattgattgttttatattaaatttcaatttcaatttgaaatcttgatattataataaacaCTCCAACCTCAAATTGGTATAAGGTATCATCCAATGCATTATGATAAAACCcaatatattcaatcaaagataaaaaaaaaaaaaaataccttTCAGTACTATCATAACAGACAATACAGCCCATTTCAAAGATAAATTAATCCTTTTACATTGATATTTATATCTTGTAGTCATACGTTAACTGTCAAATTGTTTCATGGTTTCAAAAAGTGTCGATAAAACTTCCCACTGAAGTTATCTCCATAATCGGTGCGTATATTACCAGAGTCATTATTACTTCTCATCAATAAGAAACATAGTTGTTTCTATGGTTTTGTCAAATgtaaatattattacatACACGGGCCAACACTAAGACAAGTATTGGTTTCTCCAATGGCACCAATACGCAAAAGAGAGTTGTTGTCCGTAGAAATAACGTGGGCTGCTTTGAAAATGTTTCCCATAAAGAACAATCTCTGAGTATTAACGGTTAATATTCCCTTATCAAGGCTTTaacagtagtagtaatattTTCTTGAGTGACAAGTGTGAGGTAGCAATCAACTTTGAACCTGGTTCATATCAATCTTGTTTTTCAGTGGGAGTAGCAAAAAGAAGCTTGAAATGTTGTATTAAAACAAGTAGCATAAACTGTTTCATCAATAGAAAAACTCAAGAtaacttgaaaaaaagaaaacttggtcttcttcttcttcttcttctttatatGTTGGTGGTTTTGATAATGCGTTATCAATTGTAAGATAGAAATCACGTGATGTATAATTTCTGGTGCAGGAATTTTTTAGCCAAAATCACACTCAAGCCAACAAGAAATATTGGTTTGACAAATCTCacattatattataaatttgtttctttaaAGATTTAAAAACATCAGTAACTggtttaataattcatatttGTTTATGTATAATAGTGTAAAGCAATACTAAAGGTTAAGGTActgaatatttttaatttatttaaatcaattaaggAATCGCCACAGGAAAAGTCTTAATTCAAGCCCAACCCCCACCCCCAGTTTCCttcaaacaaagaaatttATAATCTCAATTATACCATCCTgaattaaacaaacaaagaatATGTCATCATCGATATCTGATTGGATCGGGAGTTTTTTCCAACCATCAACAACTTATCAAAGAGTTGGgaataatagtaatactAATATACCAGGATCTTTCCCCACTgaagaatcaaattcaCCATTGCCATCATCAAGAATCAATTCAGTATTCAATTcacaaacaataaattcaacTTTCCGTAATTTATCTTCTTGGcttaattatttattaattcaaccattgattattatcatattaataatatttcgAATATTATCCACGATTATTAAtgttatttattttcaaaatcaatcaacttCAATAGTGAATGGGAGTGGCAGTAGAGATAGTATtacaaacaataataatagtcGATATGAAATTGTCGATCCAGTGGCTAAAGCTAGTAAATTTATTAGAGATTTGGAAGATAATTTACAACCACCACTGATTTTGCAAGGGAATAATACtaatggtggtagtggtggaAATGTGGTTAATGATACACACTCACCGGTAACACTGGCAACTGGtacagcaacagcaacagcaacagcaacagccACCACAATATCTGCTAGTGAAAGATTGCCACCATTTTTCCAAGGAAGTTATACT is a window from the Candida dubliniensis CD36 chromosome 4, complete sequence genome containing:
- a CDS encoding tyrosine-protein phosphatase, putative (Similar to S. cerevisiae PTP2;~overlaps with putative protein orthologue in S. cerevisiae only at C-terminal end (~~250-300 terminal amino acids);~In S. cerevisiae: encodes a phosphotyrosine-specific protein phosphatase involved in the inactivation of mitogen-activated protein kinase (MAPK) during osmolarity sensing; dephosporylates Hog1p MAPK and regulates its localization; localized to the nucleus) — its product is MSTIDNSNTTYLHSCYQKQQPQEQQQSSPNKSSTIPKLSIHPPGPTSSTNPTSSNNTSFPFISPITPGSFDFSKPCPLSAETINSNNAKFTPSFKSPSPTTLTFNQLPNNIHKQTIDTLQPTHYDLIVDIRGYNLYTINRITNAINCCIPTTLLKRNSTGLKTILNQSINLSSDLKSIIFNHLESNSSLSNFKKLNILIYDHNSNYDFISFNLYHTILKFNQFPNHFNISYLEGGFYPLKNDIEKYHHLIDDSDISNNNTNLPTMNNNSKLQHRKAKSLSGLTLPTITKTTSISNNPPTSSSINNAFLQSIHKKSNGNNEPISEELRNYQLKIPYNDLQYIPNWLNNVHLYENFEKLENSEKTSINNIFTNTTSKLNPINKLGDNNDDIMSPCCMSCQKIEFNVPRGIEYGYKNRYKNIWPYDHSRVKLAADAATSAKSNNNNNIITSSTNCQPFIDDYFNGNFINTNSIIPNNQFTYIATQKPLTSTICDFWNIINNENIQIIINLDYESINYFNYHEFVKLVQPISKYSNNIMKVYLINEKIYYIQYLSWPDFGIPQDYQSFLQLINLKNKLTKQFNLNKKILVHCSAGCGRTGVFITLDSLIQGIINNDNLEEEEQQQQQQQQQQDVVVKLSDKFIYKSSKDLIYKLIQHQRKQRISMVQNYNQFIACYEIFIKFLINYEKSQSNQD
- a CDS encoding protein farnesyltransferase subunit beta, putative (Similar to Homo sapiens FNTB;~In S. cerevisiae: beta subunit of the CAAX farnesyltransferase (FTase) that prenylates the a-factor mating pheromone and Ras proteins; required for the membrane localization of Ras proteins and a-factor;~Similar to S. cerevisiae RAM1), yielding MSQSQDPNDKINYLLNIINSQRKTPTVSSDSNSSINRVRTKTNTKTKTRTRTSPKTKIKTKTMKINNNNNQISTETTELFTNESQIIESFNSNCTINTSFYSNSNPNDKLHVYKSPIIDITKYFSPTVESQMDLELIILNEYYSKTHNHQPQNDNDDDDDDDDDNDEDELNHFYIDAHLKYILSSLTNPMSSGYQVLDVNHSWMIYWLLNSYYLIQNPTLEINQSILDLIVDKISKCINYPDTSSSGVFDGIGGGINQLGHLASTYAAILTLILTDQYELLNSLRELIRDWLLTLKKNVGSGGASFIMHENGEMDARSTYCALIIINLLNLTNYEDDNSIESVDPLIDGVENWLNSCQTYEGGFSNIPNTEAHGGYTYCALASYFLLYNDWKQFSSELSTTNIDWGKLLEWSVYRQHELEGGVDGRTNKLVDACYGFWIGGLSPLLQLIVRSQGQVNHSVKIFDEEKLQQYLLIIAQEETGGFKDKPGKQVDYYHTNYSLSGLSILEHNYEFSQDKTFSLAFQIDINKEEEDNFTNPIHPVFGIPINFVKKCHEYFRLKTISKPKPNSKQRT